A genomic segment from Neodiprion lecontei isolate iyNeoLeco1 chromosome 1, iyNeoLeco1.1, whole genome shotgun sequence encodes:
- the LOC107226789 gene encoding cell cycle control protein 50A isoform X1 has protein sequence MTTLTDPSVLPKTKKPSDSAFKQQRLPAWQPILTAGTVLPTFFVIGIAFIPVGIGLLYFSEEVKEHSIDYTNCISNSSASGNETKCADIIALNSSAVCYCEINFTLTNEFGGNVYMYYGLTNFYQNHRRYVKSRDDNQLLGQLSQTPSSDCKPFAYSYVNNTEMPIAPCGAIANSLFSDELTLWSHVHQNFVPLLNYGIAWPSDKSIKFANPKGYDTLEDAFKDYAKPKNWSKAIYELDTKNISNNGFQNEDLIVWMRTAALPSFRKLYRRIDHSQDSFKGGLVRGNYSLIVKYSYPVAAFEGTKRMILSTTSLLGGKNPFLGIAYIVVGCVCLILGIALLIIHIKCSKSTNQMINVNQNTPYQ, from the exons ATAGTGCATTCAAACAGCAACGGCTCCCTGCGTGGCAACCAATTCTTACAGCTGGAACAGTTCTTCCAACATTCTTTGTAATAGGAATAGCTTTCATACCAGTTGGCATAGgattactttatttttcggagGAGGTCAAGGAACATTCCATCGATTACACTAATTGCATTTCCAATAGTTCAGCTTCTGGTAACGAAACAAAATGTGCCGACATAATTGCTTTGAATTCCTCAGCTGTGTGCTATTGTGAAATTAACTTCACATTGACAAACGAATTTGGTGGTAACGTTTATATGTACTATGGCCTGACCAATTTTTATCAGAATCATAGACGATATGTTAAATCTCGTGATGATAACCAGCTATTGGGCCAGTTAAGTCAGACACCATCCAGCGACTGTAAACCTTTTGCTTATTCTTACGTAAATAACACTGAAATGCCTATAGCCCCTTGTGGAGCAATAGCAAATTCGTTGTTCAGTGACGAGTTGACTCTTTGGTCCCATGTGCACCAGAATTTTGTTCCATTATTGAATTATGGCATAGCTTGGCCTTCTGATAAATCCATCAAGTTCGCAAATCCTAAAGGTTATGATACTTTGGAAGACGCTTTCAAGGACTATGCAAAACCAAAAAATTGGTCCAAAGCTATTTATGAATTggatacaaaaaatattagcAACAACGGATTTCAAAATGAAGACCTAATTGTCTGGATGAGAACGGCAGCCCTTCCTAGTTTCAGGAAACTGTATCGCAGAATTGATCACTCTCAAGACAGTTTCAAGGGAGGATTAGTTCGTGGAAATTACAGCCTCATCGTTAAATACT CATATCCTGTAGCAGCATTTGAAGGTACCAAACGGATGATATTAAGTACCACCTCACTTTTAGGGGGTAAAAACCCTTTCCTTGGCATTGCCTATATCGTAGTAGGCTGCGTCTGTTTGATATTGGGAATCGCCTTGTTGATTATTCATATTAAATGCTCTAAGAG
- the LOC107226789 gene encoding cell cycle control protein 50A isoform X2: MTTLTDPSVLPKTKKPSDSAFKQQRLPAWQPILTAGTVLPTFFVIGIAFIPVGIGLLYFSEEVKEHSIDYTNCISNSSASGNETKCADIIALNSSAVCYCEINFTLTNEFGGNVYMYYGLTNFYQNHRRYVKSRDDNQLLGQLSQTPSSDCKPFAYSYVNNTEMPIAPCGAIANSLFSDELTLWSHVHQNFVPLLNYGIAWPSDKSIKFANPKGYDTLEDAFKDYAKPKNWSKAIYELDTKNISNNGFQNEDLIVWMRTAALPSFRKLYRRIDHSQDSFKGGLVRGNYSLIVKYSYPVAAFEGTKRMILSTTSLLGGKNPFLGIAYIVVGCVCLILGIALLIIHIKCSKSKLM; this comes from the exons ATAGTGCATTCAAACAGCAACGGCTCCCTGCGTGGCAACCAATTCTTACAGCTGGAACAGTTCTTCCAACATTCTTTGTAATAGGAATAGCTTTCATACCAGTTGGCATAGgattactttatttttcggagGAGGTCAAGGAACATTCCATCGATTACACTAATTGCATTTCCAATAGTTCAGCTTCTGGTAACGAAACAAAATGTGCCGACATAATTGCTTTGAATTCCTCAGCTGTGTGCTATTGTGAAATTAACTTCACATTGACAAACGAATTTGGTGGTAACGTTTATATGTACTATGGCCTGACCAATTTTTATCAGAATCATAGACGATATGTTAAATCTCGTGATGATAACCAGCTATTGGGCCAGTTAAGTCAGACACCATCCAGCGACTGTAAACCTTTTGCTTATTCTTACGTAAATAACACTGAAATGCCTATAGCCCCTTGTGGAGCAATAGCAAATTCGTTGTTCAGTGACGAGTTGACTCTTTGGTCCCATGTGCACCAGAATTTTGTTCCATTATTGAATTATGGCATAGCTTGGCCTTCTGATAAATCCATCAAGTTCGCAAATCCTAAAGGTTATGATACTTTGGAAGACGCTTTCAAGGACTATGCAAAACCAAAAAATTGGTCCAAAGCTATTTATGAATTggatacaaaaaatattagcAACAACGGATTTCAAAATGAAGACCTAATTGTCTGGATGAGAACGGCAGCCCTTCCTAGTTTCAGGAAACTGTATCGCAGAATTGATCACTCTCAAGACAGTTTCAAGGGAGGATTAGTTCGTGGAAATTACAGCCTCATCGTTAAATACT CATATCCTGTAGCAGCATTTGAAGGTACCAAACGGATGATATTAAGTACCACCTCACTTTTAGGGGGTAAAAACCCTTTCCTTGGCATTGCCTATATCGTAGTAGGCTGCGTCTGTTTGATATTGGGAATCGCCTTGTTGATTATTCATATTAAATGCTCTAAGAG CAAACTAATGTAA